The Mauremys reevesii isolate NIE-2019 linkage group 1, ASM1616193v1, whole genome shotgun sequence genome has a segment encoding these proteins:
- the POLDIP3 gene encoding polymerase delta-interacting protein 3 codes for MSGPRSLRLVSGPRDKMADLSLDELIRKRGVTVKGRLNSRPVFGGIRSRIGIQQTLLSRPTPTISFQRTFDARQKIGLTDARQKLGVKDAREKLLQKDARFKIKGKVQDAREMLNSRKQQSVPAEKVTKVIDAREKISLKRSAPTAAIVSPSVGTVTPAMKITKTIQQKAAVPGHSHPAGMRINVVNNHTQRQGLYDMEDDDESVSPLPSKQMKITTTNSFLHNAAGLSGNKFSLSKTVPLTKVVQNDTYTAPPAPLSPIRTKALTNMSRTLVTKEEPPKEPAPVEPVFSPLEGTKMTVNNLHPRVTEEDIVELFCVCGALKRARLVHPGVAEVVFVKKEDAITAYKKYNNRCLDGQPMKCNLHMNGNVITSDQPILLRLSDTPSVKKEVEPRRSSAGASSNPPAEVDPDTILKALFKSSAASVSVQPTEFKIKL; via the exons ATGTCCGGGCCTCGCTCGCTGCGTCTTGTCTCTGGGCCCCGCGACAAGATGGCGGACCTGTCCCTGGACGAGCTCATCCGGAAGCGCGGTGTGACGGTGAAGGGGAG ACTGAACAGCAGGCCAGTATTTGGAGGCATTCGATCTCGAATTGGGATCCAGCAAACTCTTCTAAGTAGACCAACGCCAACCATCAGCTTCCAAAGGACGTTTGATGCCCGGCAAAAGATTGGCCTCACAGATGCCCGACAGAAACTGGGAGTTAAAGATGCTCGGGAGAAACTGCTTCAGAAAGATGCTCGGTTCAAAATCAAAGGGAAAGTGCAGGATGCCCGGGAAATGCTGAATTCCCGCAAGCAGCAGAGTGTGCCTGCTGAGAAGGTGACCAAAGTGATAGATGCCAGAGAGAAGATCAGCTTGAAAAGGAGTGCTCCTACTGCTGCAATTGTAAGTCCATCTGTGGGGACAGTGACCCCAGCCATGAAGATCACCAAGACAATTCAG CAGAAGGCTGCAGTCCCAGGACACTCTCATCCTGCAGGAATGAGGATCAATGTAGTGAACAACCACACACAGAGACAG GGCCTGTATGACATGGAAGATGATGATGAAAGCGTATCTCCCCTTCCTAGCAAACAGATGAAAATCACCACCACAAACAGCTTCCTGCACAACGCG GCTGGGCTGAGTGGCAATAAGTTCTCTCTTTCCAAGACCGTCCCCCTCACCAAAGTGGTCCAGAATGACACCTATacagcccccccagcacctctctCTCCCATTCGGACAAAGGCCCTGACAAACATGTCCCGGACCTTGGTGACCAAGGAGGAACCACCAAAAGAACCAGCACCTGTTGAG CCGGTGTTCAGCCCTTTGGAAGGTACAAAGATGACTGTGAACAATCTGCACCCCAGAGTCACAGAGGAAGACATTGTT GAGCTGTTCTGTGTGTGTGGCGCTCTAAAGCGAGCCCGTCTCGTGCACCCTGGAGTGGCTGAAGTGGTCTTTGTGAAGAAGGAAGATGCCATCACAGCATATAAGAAATACAACAACAGATGCTTAGATG ggcAGCCAATGAAGTGCAACCTTCACATGAACGGGAACGTCATCACATCAGATCAGCCAATCTTGCT TCGATTAAGCGACACCCCCTCTGTGAAGAAGGAAGTAGAACCACGGCGGTCGAGTGCAGGTGCCTCTTCAAATCCGCCTGCTGAGGTGGACCCTGACACCATTTTGAAGGCGCTCTTCAAATCCTCGGCGGcctctgtctctgtgcagcccACAGAATTCAAAATCAAACTCTGA